A DNA window from Iodobacter ciconiae contains the following coding sequences:
- a CDS encoding HvfC/BufC N-terminal domain-containing protein: MDLHTWQRDLQASILTSSDQIQLPLHKGSIHREREIAIYADGYFLRLAEALQTNYPALFQILGDEDFYTLARAYLAAHPSSHPSIRWFGDQLAAFLKQEHPYAAVPIFAELAAFEWALRHTIDAADALLLTLENLQAIPSQNWALLCFKLHPSLSILSLAWNAPKVWQAIMAEQAPPAPKIHTQSYLIWRKPDLTVNWRSASPAEIHALALLASGANFSVICEGLLRYDLGDTPLAAARFLHQWIEQGLISRA, encoded by the coding sequence ATGGATCTGCACACCTGGCAGCGTGATTTACAAGCCAGTATTCTGACATCCTCTGATCAAATCCAGCTACCGCTTCACAAGGGAAGCATCCACCGTGAGCGGGAAATCGCCATTTATGCTGATGGCTATTTTTTGCGCCTGGCAGAAGCACTGCAGACTAACTACCCTGCCCTGTTTCAAATCCTTGGTGATGAAGATTTTTACACCCTGGCCCGGGCCTACCTGGCGGCCCATCCTTCATCACATCCATCAATTCGCTGGTTTGGCGATCAACTGGCCGCTTTTCTTAAACAAGAGCATCCCTATGCTGCAGTGCCCATTTTTGCCGAGCTTGCCGCTTTTGAATGGGCTTTGCGCCACACCATTGACGCCGCTGATGCCCTCCTGCTCACACTGGAAAACCTGCAGGCAATACCCAGCCAGAACTGGGCTTTACTTTGCTTTAAGCTTCACCCTTCTCTCAGTATTTTATCGTTGGCATGGAATGCTCCAAAAGTATGGCAAGCCATAATGGCAGAGCAAGCACCGCCAGCACCCAAAATCCACACTCAATCTTATTTAATCTGGCGCAAGCCTGATTTAACCGTCAATTGGCGTAGCGCCAGCCCTGCCGAAATCCATGCCTTAGCCTTGCTAGCCAGCGGCGCAAACTTCTCTGTGATCTGTGAGGGGCTGCTCAGATACGATCTTGGCGACACCCCCCTCGCTGCAGCCCGTTTTTTGCACCAGTGGATTGAGCAGGGGCTTATTTCCAGAGCGTAA
- the nirK gene encoding copper-containing nitrite reductase produces MKLKSCYLNTKWAFKSLLVFSALTASSAWAETEAALPIETAVLLAPPNVPPAITRKTPAKVIVNLTVEEMVREITPGTKYMFWTFGGTVPGKMIRVREGDTVELNLMNLASSKLPHNIDLHAVSGPGGGASQTLIAPGNQAKFTFKALNPGLYVYHCATAPVAMHIANGMYGMILVEPKEGLTPVDKEYYVMQGDFYTPGVFGAGGMQPFDMQKSIDEKASYVLFNGASNSLTGKNALTAKVNDKIRIFFGDGGPNLLSSFHIIGAVFDKVYFEGGLKFQEQVQTTAVPPGGSAIVEFTTKVPGNLTLVDHALSRAFHKGAIGIMSVTGDERPEIYSKGIHSKLSTK; encoded by the coding sequence ATGAAATTGAAATCCTGTTACTTAAATACCAAATGGGCATTTAAATCCTTACTTGTTTTCAGCGCTTTAACTGCTTCATCCGCATGGGCAGAAACCGAAGCTGCTTTACCAATCGAAACCGCCGTTCTTTTGGCCCCACCCAATGTACCACCCGCTATTACACGTAAAACACCTGCCAAGGTCATTGTTAATCTCACCGTTGAAGAAATGGTGCGCGAAATTACCCCCGGCACCAAATATATGTTCTGGACTTTTGGCGGTACTGTTCCAGGAAAAATGATTAGAGTACGGGAAGGCGATACGGTAGAGCTTAATCTAATGAATTTAGCCAGTAGTAAATTACCGCACAATATTGATTTACACGCTGTATCCGGCCCCGGTGGCGGCGCATCACAAACCTTAATTGCACCAGGCAATCAGGCCAAATTTACTTTTAAGGCGCTCAACCCCGGCCTCTATGTCTATCACTGCGCCACAGCCCCAGTGGCCATGCATATTGCCAATGGTATGTATGGCATGATTTTAGTTGAGCCCAAAGAAGGTTTAACACCAGTAGATAAAGAGTATTACGTTATGCAGGGTGATTTTTATACACCAGGTGTATTTGGCGCGGGTGGAATGCAACCCTTTGATATGCAAAAATCAATTGATGAAAAAGCCAGCTACGTTTTATTTAATGGTGCATCTAATTCACTCACCGGAAAAAATGCGCTCACTGCCAAAGTAAATGACAAAATAAGAATCTTCTTTGGCGATGGCGGGCCGAATTTATTATCTAGCTTCCATATTATTGGTGCGGTATTTGATAAGGTTTATTTTGAGGGAGGGTTAAAATTCCAGGAGCAGGTACAAACTACGGCAGTGCCCCCTGGCGGCTCGGCAATAGTTGAATTTACCACCAAAGTACCCGGCAATTTAACCCTTGTAGATCACGCCCTCAGCCGCGCCTTTCACAAAGGGGCAATTGGCATCATGTCTGTCACAGGTGATGAACGCCCGGAAATATACAGCAAGGGAATACACAGTAAATTAAGCACCAAATAA
- a CDS encoding SUMF1/EgtB/PvdO family nonheme iron enzyme, protein MRALGILALSLISSVFAADYMPIAGGALRTALPTDGETVQVAAFKLRSRPVNNQDYLIFLKNTPQWQRGKITPLFASSGYLASWQSATDYSPNHAHAPVTQISWFAANAYCASEQAQLPTWYQWEFVATADAQRKDARNDPLWRAKILKWYAEPAAMPLAASTQQAANIYGVYDMHQLIWEWVEDFNGLFVTSDSRNQGDQKLLETCGAASLSLGDKENYAILMRIALLAALNGQDTVNTLGFRCAKPMQ, encoded by the coding sequence ATGAGAGCCCTGGGTATATTGGCATTGAGTTTAATCAGCAGTGTATTTGCTGCTGATTATATGCCAATAGCGGGTGGTGCTTTGCGTACCGCTTTACCAACAGACGGTGAAACGGTACAAGTGGCAGCTTTTAAGCTCAGAAGCAGGCCGGTGAATAATCAGGACTATTTAATTTTTTTAAAAAATACCCCACAATGGCAGCGTGGAAAAATTACCCCGCTGTTTGCAAGCTCAGGTTATTTAGCCAGCTGGCAATCGGCCACAGATTATTCACCTAACCATGCCCATGCCCCCGTTACACAAATCAGCTGGTTTGCTGCCAATGCCTATTGTGCAAGCGAGCAAGCGCAATTACCCACTTGGTATCAATGGGAATTTGTTGCCACTGCCGACGCGCAGCGCAAAGATGCCAGAAATGATCCTCTCTGGCGGGCCAAGATATTAAAGTGGTATGCCGAACCGGCCGCTATGCCATTAGCAGCGTCCACCCAGCAAGCTGCCAATATCTATGGTGTTTACGATATGCATCAATTAATTTGGGAGTGGGTAGAAGATTTTAATGGCCTTTTTGTCACCAGCGACAGCCGTAATCAGGGAGATCAGAAATTATTAGAAACCTGCGGTGCGGCCAGCTTATCACTGGGAGATAAAGAAAATTATGCCATTTTAATGCGCATTGCTTTATTGGCAGCATTAAATGGCCAGGATACGGTAAATACCCTTGGTTTTCGCTGCGCCAAACCAATGCAATAA
- the rbsD gene encoding D-ribose pyranase, producing MKKHGILNSDIARVLAQLGHTDSIVIADCGLPIPDHVERIDLALKLGQPSFVDTLQEILADMQVERAVFATECLEKNPTVVAQAKEMQSSGVSIDFVSHEEFKQLCHRAKAVIRTGEASPYANIILHSGVIF from the coding sequence ATGAAAAAGCACGGCATATTAAACAGCGACATTGCTCGCGTTCTCGCCCAACTTGGCCACACCGATAGTATCGTCATTGCCGATTGCGGCCTGCCGATCCCAGATCATGTGGAGCGTATCGATCTGGCACTCAAACTAGGCCAGCCGAGCTTTGTAGACACACTGCAAGAAATCCTTGCCGATATGCAGGTAGAACGGGCTGTATTTGCCACAGAATGTTTAGAAAAGAACCCAACAGTTGTAGCTCAGGCAAAAGAAATGCAATCGTCAGGAGTTAGCATTGATTTTGTCAGCCATGAAGAATTCAAACAGCTATGCCACAGGGCCAAAGCCGTGATCCGCACCGGCGAAGCATCGCCCTACGCCAATATCATTCTGCATTCCGGCGTGATTTTTTAA
- a CDS encoding DUF2249 domain-containing protein has product MHNCSTPTQSDGVYGFDARGVAKRFRHAAIFGAIESLNEGETMRFVNDHDPLPLLAQIEQRYQGQVKASYIQRDQEAVVIDFSIHPKQAAESEGCGSGGCACSS; this is encoded by the coding sequence ATGCATAACTGTAGCACCCCTACTCAATCAGATGGCGTATATGGCTTTGATGCACGCGGCGTTGCCAAACGATTTCGCCATGCAGCCATTTTCGGGGCTATCGAATCGCTTAATGAAGGCGAAACCATGCGCTTTGTTAATGATCACGACCCACTACCTTTGCTGGCGCAAATTGAGCAACGCTATCAGGGCCAGGTTAAAGCCAGCTATATCCAGCGCGACCAGGAAGCAGTTGTGATTGATTTTTCAATTCACCCCAAGCAGGCTGCAGAAAGTGAAGGATGTGGCAGTGGCGGATGCGCATGTAGCAGCTAG
- a CDS encoding GGDEF domain-containing protein codes for MPAQKIIKKWRIFQPIHFVLGLLIVLTITLLLWQHYGMNLYLRLDPGNFKKVSVSDDRDDKGGKSTGLLSSTPNYWRLDCQLEEGHRSPYCSINLDLSNGTKGINLSRYTEITVHYRYQNPREQVNLIMMNFNPKYSVENDYHSQKFTEIYLPGAMGWSTHTIKWHQFNVASWWIADNKIPPEWADNEFSNIREIRFATGLYPKKTNHQIDLAYIELSGKWINNNTLQLLLLLLWGGSAAFWLIAELRRAMQALQRSNIRQIDLENARQHLQETNQLLTERGMRDPLTLALNREGLSVLLADELPGTLLSIIFIDVDHFKKINDTFGHNTGDQVLCLLARHIQQQIRPSEKLVRLGGEEFILLCQHTDLSQAEQLAEKLRLWLFNQNWPAQITLSCSFGVAERQKDESFEDALHRADLALYRAKAAGRNRLEIAI; via the coding sequence ATGCCCGCACAGAAAATCATCAAAAAGTGGCGCATTTTTCAACCCATCCATTTCGTGCTTGGCCTATTAATTGTACTCACCATCACTTTATTGCTCTGGCAGCACTATGGCATGAATTTATACTTACGCCTTGACCCGGGCAATTTCAAAAAAGTCAGCGTCAGCGATGACAGAGATGATAAAGGCGGAAAAAGTACAGGTTTACTCAGCAGCACCCCCAACTACTGGCGCTTAGACTGTCAGCTTGAAGAAGGTCATAGATCACCTTACTGCTCTATAAATCTGGACTTAAGCAATGGGACAAAAGGCATAAATTTATCCAGGTACACCGAAATCACAGTTCACTACCGCTACCAGAACCCACGGGAGCAGGTAAACCTGATAATGATGAATTTCAATCCCAAATACAGTGTGGAAAATGATTATCACAGCCAGAAATTCACCGAAATTTACCTGCCAGGTGCTATGGGTTGGTCTACACACACCATAAAATGGCATCAATTTAATGTGGCATCATGGTGGATTGCCGATAACAAAATCCCCCCCGAATGGGCAGATAATGAGTTTAGCAATATCAGGGAAATTCGTTTTGCCACCGGTCTTTACCCCAAAAAGACCAATCATCAAATTGACCTGGCCTATATCGAATTAAGCGGCAAATGGATAAATAACAATACCTTACAATTATTGCTTCTTCTGCTGTGGGGAGGGAGCGCCGCTTTCTGGCTTATTGCCGAATTACGCCGCGCCATGCAGGCCCTGCAGCGCAGTAATATCCGGCAAATAGATCTGGAAAATGCCCGGCAACATTTACAAGAAACCAATCAATTATTAACAGAGCGCGGCATGCGTGATCCGCTGACTCTGGCACTTAACCGGGAAGGGCTGAGCGTCTTACTCGCTGATGAGCTGCCCGGTACATTACTCAGCATTATTTTTATTGATGTCGACCATTTCAAAAAAATAAATGACACTTTTGGCCATAACACAGGAGATCAGGTGCTTTGCCTGCTGGCCCGGCATATTCAGCAGCAAATTCGCCCCAGTGAGAAACTGGTTCGCCTAGGAGGAGAGGAATTTATCTTACTTTGCCAGCACACGGATCTGTCGCAGGCAGAGCAACTGGCCGAAAAATTACGCTTATGGCTATTTAATCAAAACTGGCCTGCACAGATTACTCTGAGCTGCAGCTTTGGCGTCGCCGAGCGGCAAAAAGACGAAAGCTTTGAAGACGCACTACATAGGGCTGATCTCGCGCTCTACCGCGCCAAAGCCGCCGGGCGTAATCGGCTAGAGATTGCAATATAA
- a CDS encoding nitric-oxide reductase large subunit, translated as MHKTRNLWRWLAVIFFLSFAALGWIGREIYLEKPPIPQQVLSSTGKLLYSGEQIQRGQEAWLSAGGQQMGSVWGHGSYVAPDWSADWLHREAMTLRNIWAIQQFKKDYSQLSHEEQAPLDVRLISVMRSNTYDQASDTLTIQADRAIAIEQVAQHYMGLFGSDASQDKLREQYAMISGSIKNADDLKALPAFFFWSAWSATTNRPGLDHISYTSNWPHEPLVANTPTTGTSVWSIASIILLIAGIAAMILFHQMHRDEEPVICPENDPLVTLKLTPSMKATMKYFYVVIGLLLAQVGMGIISAHYQVEGGSFFGIPLAEVLPFTISRTIHTQLGVLWIATAWLATGLFLAPVLGGKEPKFQKLGVDVLFYALLLIVVGSIVCGWVGTLQRLGTSYSFWLGNQGLEYTSMGRVWQILLFIGLLIWVCLLGRGLWPALRKPSESQGLIAMVFISAVCIGLFYASSLVWGQKTHYALIEYWRWWLVHLWVEGFFEVFATAVIALLLSRLGLVRATSANRAIVLETIVFLFGGILGTLHHLYFTGSPTSVIAVGAMFSALEVVPLALIGAEAYQTYRHNHAAPWVAKYRWAIMCFVAVGFWNTVGAGLLGFAINPPISLYYVQGLNMTAAHAHAALFGVYGMLGIGLMLFCLRGLAPAANWNDKLLKPAFWSLNIGLFMMVFMSLLPSGIYQAVASIEHGLWYARSAEIIHSPVMEALVWLRVPGDIVFAVGVVYLAIFALKLLGRDRSLPLPAGKLVDA; from the coding sequence ATGCATAAAACACGCAATCTCTGGCGCTGGCTTGCAGTTATTTTCTTCCTATCTTTTGCCGCTCTTGGCTGGATAGGCCGGGAAATTTACCTGGAAAAACCGCCAATTCCCCAACAGGTTTTAAGTAGCACAGGCAAGCTGCTCTATAGCGGCGAGCAAATTCAGCGTGGACAGGAAGCCTGGTTGTCAGCAGGCGGACAACAGATGGGCTCTGTCTGGGGACACGGTAGTTATGTCGCTCCGGATTGGTCCGCCGACTGGCTGCACCGAGAAGCGATGACCCTACGCAATATCTGGGCAATACAGCAGTTTAAAAAAGACTACAGCCAGCTCAGCCATGAAGAGCAGGCACCGCTGGATGTACGTTTAATTTCGGTCATGCGCAGCAATACGTACGATCAAGCCAGCGATACGCTGACTATCCAGGCTGATCGCGCCATCGCCATCGAGCAGGTAGCCCAGCACTATATGGGGCTGTTTGGCAGCGATGCTTCGCAAGACAAGCTGCGCGAGCAATATGCGATGATTTCCGGCTCGATTAAAAATGCTGATGATCTGAAAGCTCTGCCCGCTTTTTTCTTCTGGTCAGCATGGTCAGCCACTACCAATCGCCCCGGTCTTGATCATATTTCCTACACCAGCAACTGGCCACATGAGCCGCTGGTAGCCAATACCCCGACCACCGGCACCAGTGTCTGGTCAATTGCCAGCATTATTTTGCTGATCGCCGGCATTGCAGCAATGATTTTATTTCATCAAATGCATCGCGATGAAGAACCGGTGATCTGCCCGGAAAATGACCCGCTGGTCACATTGAAACTGACGCCATCCATGAAAGCCACCATGAAGTATTTCTATGTGGTAATTGGCCTATTGCTGGCGCAAGTGGGAATGGGGATTATCTCCGCGCATTACCAGGTAGAAGGCGGCAGCTTCTTTGGCATTCCGCTGGCAGAAGTGCTGCCGTTTACCATTAGCCGCACCATTCACACCCAGCTTGGCGTGCTATGGATTGCCACCGCATGGCTGGCAACCGGTTTATTTTTAGCGCCGGTATTGGGCGGCAAAGAACCTAAGTTTCAAAAGCTGGGCGTGGATGTGCTGTTCTATGCCCTGCTGCTGATTGTGGTCGGGTCAATTGTTTGTGGCTGGGTAGGCACCTTGCAACGTTTGGGCACCAGCTATAGTTTCTGGCTGGGTAATCAAGGTTTGGAATACACCAGCATGGGCCGCGTCTGGCAAATTCTGTTGTTTATCGGCTTATTAATCTGGGTATGTTTACTGGGCCGTGGCCTATGGCCCGCACTGCGTAAACCATCCGAAAGCCAGGGCCTGATCGCCATGGTGTTTATCTCTGCAGTCTGTATCGGCCTGTTTTATGCGTCATCCCTGGTATGGGGACAAAAAACCCATTATGCGTTGATTGAATACTGGCGCTGGTGGCTGGTGCATCTGTGGGTAGAAGGCTTTTTCGAAGTCTTTGCTACTGCTGTGATTGCCCTGCTACTCAGCCGTTTGGGCCTAGTCCGCGCAACATCAGCCAACCGCGCCATTGTGCTTGAAACGATTGTGTTCTTGTTTGGTGGCATTTTAGGCACATTGCATCATCTTTACTTTACCGGCTCACCAACGTCTGTGATTGCGGTCGGCGCAATGTTCTCTGCCCTAGAAGTAGTACCTTTAGCGCTAATTGGCGCAGAAGCCTACCAGACTTATCGCCACAACCATGCCGCGCCGTGGGTGGCTAAATATCGCTGGGCGATCATGTGCTTTGTGGCTGTCGGCTTCTGGAACACCGTTGGGGCGGGCTTACTGGGCTTTGCAATTAACCCACCCATCTCACTGTATTACGTGCAGGGCCTCAATATGACTGCAGCCCATGCTCACGCCGCGCTGTTCGGTGTGTACGGCATGCTGGGTATCGGCCTGATGCTGTTCTGCCTGCGTGGCCTTGCACCGGCTGCCAACTGGAATGACAAGCTGCTGAAACCCGCTTTCTGGTCACTCAATATTGGCCTCTTTATGATGGTGTTTATGTCGCTGCTGCCATCCGGTATTTACCAGGCCGTTGCCAGCATAGAGCACGGCCTGTGGTATGCCCGCTCTGCCGAGATTATCCATTCCCCCGTGATGGAAGCCCTGGTCTGGCTGCGTGTGCCGGGCGATATCGTATTCGCCGTAGGCGTAGTGTATCTGGCCATATTTGCCCTGAAACTATTAGGCAGAGATCGTAGCCTGCCTTTGCCAGCAGGCAAGTTGGTTGATGCTTGA
- a CDS encoding SCO family protein, with amino-acid sequence MLMKPLLLSILLSISAVSIACEDHAAHKAGSAAAIPHENSLYQIDVPLIDQQGNSFKLADEQAKITIISMFYGDCNLSCPIVMENIKRTVEAVPLTQRKQIRALLISLNPGVDTPKSLAELAKIHQFDPLTYRLAVSDNDSHTRQIAASLGIKYRRAANGEINHNTRFVLMNQQGIIIKTSDTLSITPDPEMLATIKSNI; translated from the coding sequence ATGTTAATGAAACCACTCTTGCTTAGTATTTTACTTTCTATCAGTGCGGTAAGCATTGCTTGTGAAGATCATGCTGCACATAAGGCTGGCAGTGCCGCTGCAATACCCCATGAAAATTCACTCTATCAAATCGATGTCCCCTTAATTGATCAGCAGGGCAATTCATTTAAACTGGCCGATGAACAGGCTAAAATAACAATTATTTCTATGTTTTATGGCGATTGCAATTTATCTTGCCCTATCGTAATGGAAAACATAAAACGTACCGTTGAAGCCGTCCCCCTTACCCAACGTAAACAAATTCGGGCATTGTTAATTAGCCTGAATCCTGGTGTAGATACGCCTAAATCTTTGGCTGAATTAGCCAAAATCCATCAATTTGACCCACTAACTTATCGCTTGGCCGTCAGTGATAATGATAGCCATACACGGCAAATTGCAGCCTCACTGGGCATTAAATATCGCCGGGCCGCCAATGGCGAGATTAATCATAATACCCGGTTTGTATTAATGAATCAGCAAGGGATCATCATTAAAACAAGTGATACGCTCAGCATTACACCTGACCCAGAGATGCTGGCAACAATTAAATCCAATATATAA
- the rbsK gene encoding ribokinase produces the protein MTKIVVVGSINMDLVVHTLQFPRMGETLFGEQFTTHPGGKGANQAVAAQRLGASVAMVGCVGHDEFGQTLKAGLEAEGIDTRWLKTSPDTATGVALITLCQGDNAIVVVPGANMQLGPADISAAEAAFIDADVILAQLEIPLDTVMAAARLAQKHGKPFFLNPAPAQALPGELLALCTLLTPNEFELLEALGEPKADWKSVLARHAAVMTKGSDGAWFNQDGQLHHQAGFKVDLIDSTGAGDTFNGALAAFWQLGISEATKRASAAGALSVTRAGAQGGMPTLAELEHFLKKQS, from the coding sequence ATGACAAAAATAGTCGTCGTTGGCAGCATAAATATGGATTTAGTCGTCCACACCCTGCAATTTCCCCGCATGGGTGAGACACTATTTGGCGAGCAGTTTACAACTCACCCCGGAGGCAAAGGGGCCAATCAGGCCGTGGCTGCACAGCGTCTTGGTGCCTCGGTTGCTATGGTAGGCTGTGTTGGTCATGATGAATTCGGCCAAACGCTAAAAGCAGGCCTTGAGGCTGAGGGCATCGATACCCGCTGGCTAAAAACCAGCCCGGATACCGCAACAGGTGTCGCGCTGATTACACTTTGCCAGGGAGACAACGCCATTGTGGTGGTGCCAGGCGCAAATATGCAGCTTGGCCCAGCCGATATCAGCGCTGCTGAGGCCGCCTTTATTGATGCCGATGTGATTCTGGCCCAGCTGGAAATCCCTTTGGATACGGTAATGGCCGCAGCCAGACTCGCCCAGAAACACGGTAAGCCTTTCTTTCTGAATCCTGCCCCGGCGCAAGCCTTACCTGGCGAGCTACTGGCGCTTTGCACCCTGCTCACCCCCAATGAGTTTGAACTGCTGGAAGCTCTGGGTGAACCGAAGGCCGATTGGAAAAGCGTATTAGCCAGGCACGCAGCAGTGATGACCAAGGGCAGTGATGGTGCCTGGTTTAATCAGGATGGCCAGCTTCACCATCAGGCGGGCTTTAAAGTGGATCTGATTGACAGCACCGGAGCAGGCGACACTTTTAACGGCGCACTCGCTGCATTCTGGCAACTGGGTATCAGCGAAGCCACAAAAAGAGCCAGCGCAGCAGGAGCCTTATCGGTAACCCGTGCTGGCGCACAGGGTGGCATGCCCACCCTTGCAGAACTCGAACATTTTTTAAAGAAGCAATCATGA
- a CDS encoding sugar ABC transporter ATP-binding protein, translated as MLIQMQGINKSFGPVKVLEGVDFALERGEIHALMGENGAGKSTLMKILTGIYPSDAGRILVDGREVAIHNPKEAEELGIAIIHQELNLIRELSVMDNLFLGREKTCGGWLKSGEMHGLCLEYLALLGIKNIDPDREAGSLSIGQQQMVEIAKALSLNAQVLIMDEPTAALSNREIEVLFKLMQDLKARGVGIVYVSHRMEEIFQVCDRISVLRDGQFVGTRVIKETRFDEIVKMMVGREIGDRYPKRSSTPGPVRFKVENLADHHTIHGISFEIRQGEVLGVAGLMGAGRSEIAHTLFGLSAKSAGQIWLDGAPVDCKSAIEAIGHGIGYVTEDRKSQGLVLGLSVKENISLTHAPSKMGVIDHNAESKNISEMIKKLSIRTRDADLEVKSLSGGNQQKVVFAKWLGIHPKVLFLDEPTRGVDVGGKAEIYHIINELAASGVAILMISSELPEVLAMSDRILVMHQGQSAGIFDAKTATQESIMHAATGGQ; from the coding sequence ATGCTGATCCAAATGCAAGGCATCAATAAATCTTTTGGCCCGGTTAAGGTACTAGAAGGCGTGGATTTTGCGCTGGAACGTGGCGAGATCCATGCGCTGATGGGTGAAAATGGCGCGGGTAAATCAACCCTGATGAAAATTCTCACCGGTATTTACCCCAGCGACGCTGGCCGTATTCTGGTAGATGGCCGTGAAGTGGCAATTCATAATCCCAAAGAAGCTGAGGAGCTGGGTATTGCCATTATTCACCAGGAGCTCAACCTGATCCGTGAATTATCGGTCATGGATAATCTGTTTTTAGGGCGTGAGAAAACCTGTGGCGGCTGGCTCAAATCCGGCGAAATGCACGGACTCTGCCTCGAATATCTGGCGCTCTTAGGCATTAAAAACATCGACCCAGACAGGGAAGCAGGCTCTTTATCCATCGGCCAGCAACAGATGGTAGAAATTGCCAAAGCACTATCACTCAATGCGCAAGTCTTAATTATGGATGAGCCAACGGCCGCACTGAGCAATAGAGAAATCGAAGTTTTATTTAAGCTGATGCAAGATTTAAAAGCACGCGGTGTGGGCATTGTGTATGTATCGCACCGGATGGAAGAAATTTTTCAGGTTTGTGATCGTATCTCGGTATTACGTGACGGACAGTTTGTGGGTACACGTGTAATCAAAGAAACGCGTTTTGATGAAATTGTCAAAATGATGGTAGGGCGTGAAATTGGCGATCGCTACCCCAAGCGAAGCAGCACCCCTGGCCCGGTACGTTTTAAGGTAGAAAACCTAGCAGATCACCACACCATCCACGGGATTAGCTTTGAAATTCGCCAGGGCGAAGTGCTGGGCGTAGCGGGACTGATGGGGGCTGGCCGCAGCGAAATTGCCCATACCCTCTTTGGGCTTTCTGCCAAATCGGCAGGACAAATCTGGCTCGATGGTGCACCCGTTGATTGCAAATCGGCCATTGAGGCTATCGGGCACGGCATCGGCTATGTTACCGAAGACAGAAAATCACAAGGTCTGGTCCTGGGTTTATCTGTAAAAGAAAACATCAGCCTGACCCATGCCCCAAGCAAAATGGGCGTGATTGATCACAATGCCGAAAGTAAAAACATCAGCGAAATGATAAAAAAGCTGTCTATCCGCACCCGTGATGCTGATCTGGAGGTGAAATCCCTTTCAGGCGGTAACCAGCAAAAGGTGGTGTTTGCCAAATGGCTGGGGATCCACCCCAAAGTACTGTTTTTAGACGAGCCAACCCGAGGGGTTGACGTGGGTGGCAAAGCCGAGATTTACCACATTATTAATGAGCTGGCCGCCAGCGGCGTCGCCATTTTGATGATCTCGTCCGAGCTACCCGAAGTACTCGCCATGAGCGATCGTATCCTGGTCATGCACCAGGGGCAAAGCGCCGGCATTTTCGACGCCAAAACGGCCACCCAAGAATCAATTATGCACGCCGCCACCGGAGGCCAATAA
- a CDS encoding c-type cytochrome: protein MKSLLLLLLTTFTSFQVLAIDVSAGKAVYEASCSSCHMANGEGLAGAFPPLNKSDYFKKASPAQIIKIIDQGLSGEITVNGQKYTSAMPPQNLTDQEIADVLNYVSVAMNNGKPVFKVSQVKKLRIPK from the coding sequence ATGAAATCGCTCTTATTATTACTTTTAACAACCTTTACGTCTTTTCAGGTATTAGCCATCGATGTCAGCGCAGGTAAAGCCGTTTATGAAGCAAGCTGTAGTAGCTGCCATATGGCGAATGGAGAAGGATTAGCCGGTGCATTTCCCCCTTTAAATAAATCTGATTATTTTAAAAAAGCCAGCCCTGCACAAATTATTAAAATAATAGATCAAGGTTTAAGTGGTGAAATTACAGTCAATGGGCAGAAATATACTTCTGCCATGCCCCCGCAAAATTTAACCGATCAAGAAATTGCCGATGTTTTAAATTATGTGAGTGTTGCAATGAATAACGGCAAACCGGTTTTTAAAGTAAGCCAGGTTAAAAAACTAAGGATCCCAAAATGA